One window of Solwaraspora sp. WMMA2056 genomic DNA carries:
- the amcA gene encoding multiple cyclophane-containing RiPP AmcA, with the protein MPETSNRPRPEPAVTTGRTDGAGQVTDRVHAVRDGLAVLLEEARRARAGRAEAAGADGAVCAWNHFENIPTFYNWNNRPR; encoded by the coding sequence ATGCCCGAGACCAGCAATCGTCCACGCCCTGAGCCGGCCGTCACCACGGGTAGGACCGACGGGGCAGGTCAGGTGACTGACCGGGTCCACGCGGTCCGCGACGGACTGGCCGTCCTGCTCGAGGAGGCCCGTCGGGCCCGCGCCGGCCGGGCGGAGGCAGCCGGCGCTGACGGCGCGGTCTGCGCCTGGAACCACTTCGAGAACATCCCGACCTTCTACAACTGGAACAACCGCCCACGCTGA
- the purM gene encoding phosphoribosylformylglycinamidine cyclo-ligase produces the protein MTYADAGVSIHAGERAVELLKSKVRKTTRPEVMGDIGGFAGLFRLDVQKYRNPILASSTDGVGTKLVIAQQMDIHDTVGIDLVAMVVDDLVACGAEPLFLLDYIACGEVVPDKVAEIGAGISDGCRYAGCALLGGETAEHPGVLRPDEYDVSATGVGVVEESEILGRDRVEVGDVVIAMRSSGLHSNGYSLVRHVLLGAGRMRLDTVVDDFGGQRTLGEELLTPTKIYAQDCLKLIEECEVRALAHVTGGGIPGNLVRILPDNVDALVNRATWKPQPIFDLVQAKGRIEDGEMESTFNMGVGMFAIVSAQDADRALACLTGRGIEAWQVGDIIEGTGEVRMVGHHTRG, from the coding sequence GTGACGTACGCCGACGCCGGTGTGTCGATCCACGCTGGTGAGCGTGCGGTCGAGCTGCTCAAGTCGAAGGTGCGCAAAACCACCCGCCCCGAGGTCATGGGTGACATCGGGGGCTTCGCCGGGCTGTTCCGGCTCGACGTCCAGAAGTACCGCAACCCGATCCTGGCCTCGTCGACCGACGGGGTGGGCACCAAGCTCGTCATCGCCCAGCAGATGGACATCCACGACACCGTCGGGATCGACCTGGTGGCGATGGTCGTCGACGACCTGGTCGCCTGCGGGGCGGAGCCGCTGTTCCTGCTCGACTACATCGCCTGCGGCGAGGTAGTGCCGGACAAGGTCGCCGAGATCGGTGCCGGCATCTCCGACGGGTGCCGCTACGCCGGCTGCGCCCTGCTCGGTGGCGAGACCGCCGAGCACCCCGGAGTGCTGCGCCCGGACGAGTACGACGTCTCGGCGACCGGCGTCGGCGTGGTCGAGGAGAGCGAGATCCTCGGCCGGGACCGGGTCGAGGTGGGCGACGTGGTGATCGCGATGCGTTCCTCGGGCCTGCACTCCAACGGTTACTCGCTGGTCCGGCACGTGCTGCTCGGCGCCGGTCGGATGCGGCTGGACACCGTGGTGGACGACTTCGGCGGGCAGCGCACCCTCGGCGAGGAGCTGCTGACCCCGACCAAGATCTACGCCCAGGACTGCCTCAAGCTCATCGAGGAGTGCGAGGTCCGGGCCCTGGCCCACGTCACCGGCGGCGGTATCCCCGGCAACCTGGTACGGATCCTGCCCGACAACGTCGACGCCCTGGTCAACCGGGCGACCTGGAAGCCGCAGCCGATCTTCGACCTGGTGCAGGCCAAGGGGCGGATCGAGGACGGCGAGATGGAGTCGACCTTCAACATGGGTGTCGGCATGTTCGCGATCGTGTCGGCGCAGGACGCCGACCGGGCCCTGGCCTGCCTGACCGGTCGCGGCATCGAGGCGTGGCAGGTCGGCGACATCATCGAAGGCACCGGCGAGGTCCGGATGGTCGGCCACCACACCCGGGGCTGA
- a CDS encoding BldC family transcriptional regulator — translation MASRTHEPEPLLTPAEVASMFRVDPKTVTRWAKAGKLSAIRTLGGHRRYRESEVRALLQGQIPQQRQGD, via the coding sequence ATGGCATCGCGTACGCACGAACCAGAGCCGCTGCTCACGCCGGCCGAGGTGGCGTCGATGTTCCGAGTCGACCCGAAAACCGTCACCAGGTGGGCCAAGGCCGGCAAGCTCAGCGCCATCCGGACGCTGGGCGGCCACCGCCGCTACCGGGAGTCGGAGGTACGTGCCCTGTTGCAGGGCCAGATTCCCCAGCAACGTCAGGGCGACTGA
- a CDS encoding ABC transporter substrate-binding protein translates to MPVSRGSRTAALAVCATLLVTASGCGDTSTTDDVAVEPVRLYGTDGNMINSFAAEFEDQAGLLSGMKGTSPLTPLSDDFVERLRTVDGQLNDFLYAGEAYDAVVISALATQLAGTTDPAAIAAQINGVTTGGEQCDTVALCLELVEDGVDIEYRGISLKRGGFTDAGEPSTASYATLHFDENGQINDGKTEFVGAGDESTTTTVAPPAVPPASNGSRTGAPLKLGGLLPLTGDLALAFPPMDAGTQLALREINAAGGVLGEPVEWFEGDDGTNPDVARQTVARHIEEGVHVIIGAGASGISRAVLPDVTGAGIILFSPCNTDAGLSTIDDSGLYFRTAPSDLLQGRALADVIMRDGPQRVAVVARKDSYGEGLQENVRAELDRAGIGADRLKLLTYDPPEGADSPPVDFTDGAQEIKAFGADAILIIGFSESAEVIKALSAAGLPVAV, encoded by the coding sequence ATGCCCGTGTCACGCGGCTCCCGCACCGCCGCCCTGGCCGTCTGCGCGACCCTGTTGGTCACCGCCTCCGGTTGCGGCGACACGTCGACCACCGACGACGTCGCTGTCGAGCCCGTGCGGCTGTACGGCACCGACGGCAACATGATCAACTCCTTCGCGGCCGAGTTCGAGGATCAGGCGGGCCTGCTGTCCGGGATGAAGGGCACCAGCCCGCTGACGCCGCTGTCGGACGACTTCGTCGAACGGTTGCGCACCGTCGACGGCCAGCTCAACGACTTCCTGTACGCCGGTGAGGCCTACGACGCCGTGGTGATCAGTGCCCTCGCCACGCAGTTGGCCGGCACCACCGACCCGGCGGCCATCGCCGCCCAGATCAACGGTGTGACCACCGGTGGCGAGCAGTGCGACACCGTGGCACTGTGCCTGGAGCTCGTCGAGGACGGCGTCGACATCGAGTACCGGGGCATCTCGCTGAAACGGGGCGGCTTCACCGACGCCGGGGAGCCGTCGACGGCCAGCTACGCCACGTTGCACTTCGACGAGAACGGCCAGATCAACGACGGCAAGACCGAGTTCGTCGGTGCCGGTGACGAGTCGACCACCACCACCGTGGCACCGCCGGCGGTGCCGCCGGCGAGCAACGGCAGTCGCACCGGCGCCCCGCTCAAGCTGGGCGGACTGCTGCCGCTGACCGGCGATCTGGCCCTGGCGTTCCCGCCGATGGACGCCGGCACCCAGCTCGCCCTGCGGGAGATCAACGCGGCGGGTGGGGTGCTCGGCGAGCCGGTCGAGTGGTTCGAGGGCGACGACGGCACCAACCCCGACGTGGCGCGGCAGACCGTGGCGCGGCACATCGAGGAAGGCGTTCACGTGATCATCGGTGCCGGCGCCTCCGGCATCTCCCGGGCGGTCCTGCCGGACGTCACCGGGGCCGGGATCATCCTCTTCTCGCCGTGCAACACCGACGCCGGGCTGAGCACCATCGACGACAGTGGACTGTACTTCCGTACCGCGCCGTCGGACCTGCTGCAGGGTCGGGCGCTGGCGGACGTCATCATGCGCGACGGCCCGCAGCGGGTCGCGGTGGTCGCCCGCAAGGACTCGTACGGCGAGGGCCTGCAGGAGAACGTCCGGGCCGAACTGGACCGGGCGGGCATCGGCGCGGACCGGCTCAAGCTGCTCACCTACGACCCCCCGGAGGGGGCGGACTCGCCGCCGGTCGACTTCACGGACGGTGCGCAGGAGATCAAGGCGTTCGGTGCCGACGCGATCCTGATCATCGGCTTCAGCGAGTCCGCTGAAGTGATCAAGGCACTGTCGGCGGCGGGACTGCCGGTCGCCGTCTGA
- a CDS encoding histidine kinase, protein MGANLSAPLAVLALVTALTVAVYAVVRLRGRRGIATATQRATYEVLHTAGLAAEPLRNGLDAAGAAKAVRHLRALVGAPGAALTGRDEVLAFDGRGGHHGDQLVAATGRALDTGRSVVLTARDLPCDRPDCLIRGAVVAPLTGPDRAAAVALVAVVDDDPAPGLVQATLETAYWAGSQLALAELDSSRERLARAEVRALRAQISPHFIYNALTAIASFVRTDPERARDLILEFAEFTRYSFRAHGEFTTLAEELRSIDRYLTIERARFGERLQVRLQIAPEVLPVHLPFLCLQPLVENAVRHGLSRKPGLGTVSIEARDAGTECHITVEDDGVGMDPAVFTGTGTGADQVRRGGDPADDAGQHVGLSNVDERLRSVFGDQFGLVVETAVGAGTKVSMRVPKFHPDARPGAAGRWEVVS, encoded by the coding sequence GTGGGCGCAAACCTATCCGCACCACTGGCGGTACTGGCCCTGGTGACCGCCCTGACCGTCGCGGTGTACGCGGTCGTCCGGCTCCGTGGCCGGCGGGGCATCGCCACCGCCACCCAACGGGCCACCTACGAGGTGCTGCACACCGCCGGCCTGGCCGCCGAGCCGCTGCGCAACGGTCTGGACGCCGCCGGCGCCGCCAAGGCCGTACGGCATCTGCGCGCCCTGGTCGGGGCTCCCGGTGCCGCGCTCACCGGCCGCGACGAGGTACTCGCCTTCGACGGGCGCGGCGGCCACCACGGCGACCAGCTCGTCGCCGCGACCGGCCGGGCCCTGGACACCGGCCGGTCGGTCGTCCTGACCGCCCGGGACCTGCCCTGCGACCGCCCCGACTGCCTGATCCGCGGCGCCGTCGTCGCGCCGCTGACCGGGCCGGACCGGGCCGCTGCCGTGGCCCTGGTCGCCGTCGTCGACGACGATCCGGCACCCGGCCTGGTCCAGGCCACCCTGGAGACCGCGTACTGGGCCGGCAGCCAGCTGGCCCTGGCCGAGCTGGACTCGTCGCGGGAACGGCTCGCCCGCGCCGAGGTACGCGCGTTGCGGGCGCAGATCAGCCCGCACTTCATCTACAACGCGCTGACCGCGATCGCCTCGTTCGTACGGACCGACCCGGAGCGGGCCCGGGACCTGATCCTGGAGTTCGCCGAGTTCACCCGCTACTCGTTCCGGGCCCACGGCGAGTTCACCACGCTCGCCGAGGAGCTACGGTCCATCGACCGCTACCTGACCATCGAGCGGGCCCGGTTCGGTGAACGGCTCCAGGTGCGGCTGCAGATCGCCCCCGAGGTACTCCCCGTCCATCTGCCCTTCCTCTGTCTGCAGCCGTTGGTGGAGAATGCGGTCCGGCACGGGTTGTCCCGCAAACCGGGCCTCGGCACGGTCAGCATCGAGGCGCGCGACGCCGGCACCGAATGCCACATCACCGTGGAGGACGACGGAGTGGGGATGGACCCGGCGGTGTTCACCGGCACCGGCACCGGCGCCGATCAGGTCCGTCGGGGCGGCGACCCGGCCGACGACGCCGGCCAGCACGTCGGCCTGTCGAACGTCGACGAGCGGCTGCGGTCGGTTTTCGGCGACCAGTTCGGCCTGGTGGTGGAGACGGCGGTGGGAGCGGGTACGAAGGTCAGCATGCGGGTGCCGAAGTTCCACCCCGACGCCCGGCCGGGCGCGGCCGGACGCTGGGAGGTGGTGTCGTGA
- the amcB gene encoding cyclophane-forming radical SAM peptide maturase AmcB, whose amino-acid sequence MRGVATVPDYVVMQPTTLCNLDCSYCYLPLRSANRQMPRTVAAAVAETVNGWAAQRRFSVVWHGGEPLALGRDKFATLLGPFDAAVEQHVQTNATMIDDAWCEFFAAHRMRVSVSVDGPRARNDERRARGGRPAYDQIVRGVDALRRHDIAFSALCVVSDPQPGLAAELYEFFLTLGCDVLGINIEETEGVNVRSNGWAADAVAGFWAELVGAWRRAPRIHLREVEWTLRYVAAELDGTADEVLPRRLDPIPTIAYDGSVVLLSPELAGFTDSRYGDFTSGNVLTTGLAQILAAAEQPGWITEFVAGVEACRQVCPYFRFCGGGHAANRYFEHGRFDGTETNHCRNSKIHLLEGVLAHARDQQSSTP is encoded by the coding sequence ATGCGTGGCGTCGCCACCGTCCCCGACTACGTCGTCATGCAGCCCACCACGCTGTGCAACCTCGACTGCAGCTACTGCTATCTGCCGCTGCGATCGGCGAACCGGCAGATGCCCCGTACGGTGGCCGCCGCCGTCGCCGAGACGGTCAACGGGTGGGCGGCGCAGCGCCGCTTCTCGGTGGTCTGGCACGGCGGCGAGCCGTTGGCGCTGGGCCGCGACAAGTTCGCGACCCTGCTCGGCCCGTTCGACGCGGCGGTGGAGCAGCACGTGCAGACCAACGCGACGATGATCGACGACGCGTGGTGCGAGTTCTTCGCCGCGCACCGGATGCGGGTGAGCGTCAGCGTCGACGGCCCCCGGGCGCGTAACGACGAGCGTCGCGCCCGTGGCGGCCGTCCGGCGTACGACCAGATCGTGCGGGGTGTCGACGCCCTCCGCCGGCACGACATCGCCTTCTCGGCGCTCTGCGTGGTCAGCGACCCCCAGCCCGGCCTGGCCGCCGAGCTGTACGAGTTCTTCCTGACGCTCGGCTGCGACGTGCTCGGCATCAACATCGAGGAGACCGAGGGCGTCAACGTGCGGTCCAACGGGTGGGCCGCCGACGCGGTCGCCGGCTTCTGGGCGGAGCTGGTCGGTGCCTGGCGGCGGGCACCCCGGATCCACCTGCGGGAAGTGGAATGGACCCTGCGCTACGTCGCCGCCGAACTCGACGGCACCGCCGACGAGGTCCTGCCCCGGCGGCTGGACCCGATCCCGACGATCGCCTACGACGGGTCGGTGGTGCTGCTCTCCCCGGAGCTGGCCGGCTTCACCGATTCCCGGTACGGCGACTTCACCAGCGGAAACGTGCTGACCACCGGGTTGGCGCAGATCCTGGCCGCAGCGGAGCAGCCGGGTTGGATCACCGAGTTCGTCGCCGGTGTCGAGGCCTGCCGCCAGGTGTGCCCGTACTTCCGGTTCTGTGGAGGTGGCCACGCTGCCAACCGTTACTTCGAACACGGGCGTTTTGATGGTACGGAGACCAACCACTGCCGTAACAGCAAGATCCATCTACTGGAGGGAGTGTTGGCCCATGCCCGAGACCAGCAATCGTCCACGCCCTGA
- a CDS encoding DUF3073 domain-containing protein — MGRGRAKAKQTKVARELKYHSPNTDLAALQRELAGSGKSDREFDDEYDPYLDDDDEDDSADGGRGSWTPSSSR, encoded by the coding sequence ATGGGGCGCGGCCGTGCTAAGGCCAAGCAGACAAAGGTGGCCCGGGAGTTGAAATACCACTCCCCGAACACCGACCTCGCCGCCTTGCAGCGAGAGCTCGCCGGCAGCGGCAAGTCGGACCGTGAATTCGACGACGAGTACGACCCGTACCTCGACGACGATGACGAGGACGACTCAGCCGACGGCGGCCGGGGAAGCTGGACACCCTCCTCGTCCCGTTGA
- a CDS encoding LytTR family DNA-binding domain-containing protein → MTPFLRVLAVDDEPPALDELAYLLRADPRVARLHTASDATEALRVLRDTDVDAVFLDIRMPGLDGMELARVLRRFARPPAIVFVTAYDDAAVDAFDLGVTDYVRKPVRAERLAESVRRVLTARVVPSHPAAMARNEEDPAIPVELAGTTRMLPRSAVRWVEAQGDYARLHTAEGSHLVRVPLATLGERWADAGFVRIHRSFLVQLRLITELRLANSGYVVVIDGTELPVSRRHTRELKDKLVRAAKHDWGK, encoded by the coding sequence GTGACCCCGTTCCTGCGGGTGCTCGCCGTCGACGACGAGCCACCGGCCCTCGACGAGCTGGCGTACCTGCTGCGGGCCGACCCCCGGGTGGCCCGGCTGCACACGGCGTCCGACGCCACCGAGGCGCTGCGGGTACTGCGCGACACCGACGTGGACGCGGTCTTCCTCGACATCCGGATGCCCGGCCTGGACGGTATGGAGCTGGCCCGGGTGCTGCGCCGGTTCGCCCGGCCGCCGGCGATCGTCTTCGTCACCGCCTACGACGACGCTGCGGTGGACGCGTTCGACCTGGGCGTCACCGACTACGTCCGCAAGCCGGTGCGGGCCGAGCGGCTGGCGGAGTCGGTCCGGCGGGTGCTGACCGCCCGGGTGGTGCCGTCGCATCCGGCGGCGATGGCCCGCAACGAGGAGGACCCGGCGATCCCGGTGGAGCTGGCCGGCACCACCCGGATGCTGCCCCGCTCGGCGGTCCGCTGGGTCGAGGCGCAGGGCGACTACGCGCGGTTGCACACTGCGGAAGGGTCGCATCTGGTCCGGGTCCCGCTGGCCACGCTGGGCGAGCGCTGGGCCGATGCCGGGTTCGTCCGGATCCACCGGTCGTTCCTGGTCCAGTTGCGGCTGATCACCGAACTGCGGCTGGCGAACTCCGGCTACGTCGTGGTGATCGACGGCACCGAGCTGCCGGTCTCCCGCCGGCACACCCGGGAGCTGAAGGACAAACTGGTCCGCGCCGCCAAGCACGACTGGGGCAAGTGA
- a CDS encoding Glu/Leu/Phe/Val dehydrogenase dimerization domain-containing protein has translation MGVFATTAEPGTGHEQVVFCQDQPTGLRAIIAIYSTALGPALGGTRFYPYASEADALHDVLELSRGMAYKNAMAGLDLGGGKAVIWGDPDQLKTEALLRAYGRFVESLGGRYYTACDVGTYVPDMDVVARETRFATGRSRESGGAGDSSILTAWGVFQAMRAAAEHRWGSPSLAGRRVGIAGLGKVGRYLTGHLLDEGASVVATDVDERATDWAHTTYPQVDLVADTDTLIRSDIDVYAPCALGGALDDDTVAALRAPVVVGAANNQLAHPGVEKQLAERGILYAPDYVVNAGGVIQVADEVTGASALSASGRYGFDFDRAKARATRIYQTTLRILRTADADGVPPAVAADRLAERRMAEVGRLRGIHLR, from the coding sequence ATGGGCGTCTTCGCCACCACCGCCGAGCCCGGCACCGGGCACGAACAGGTCGTCTTCTGTCAGGACCAGCCGACCGGGCTACGAGCCATCATCGCCATCTACTCGACCGCGCTCGGGCCCGCCCTCGGCGGTACCCGGTTCTACCCGTACGCCTCGGAAGCCGACGCCCTGCACGACGTGCTGGAGCTGTCCCGGGGGATGGCCTACAAGAACGCCATGGCCGGGCTCGACCTCGGCGGCGGCAAGGCGGTCATCTGGGGAGATCCGGACCAGCTCAAGACCGAGGCGTTGCTGCGCGCGTACGGCCGGTTCGTCGAGTCGCTCGGCGGCCGGTACTACACCGCCTGCGACGTCGGCACCTACGTCCCGGACATGGACGTGGTGGCCAGGGAGACGCGGTTCGCCACCGGGCGCAGCCGGGAGTCCGGCGGGGCCGGCGACTCGTCGATCCTCACCGCGTGGGGGGTCTTCCAGGCCATGCGGGCCGCGGCCGAACACCGTTGGGGCTCACCCAGCCTCGCCGGCCGCCGCGTCGGCATCGCCGGCCTGGGCAAGGTCGGCCGGTACCTGACCGGCCACCTGCTCGACGAGGGCGCCTCGGTGGTCGCCACCGACGTCGACGAACGGGCCACGGACTGGGCCCACACGACGTACCCGCAGGTGGATCTGGTCGCCGACACCGACACGCTGATCCGCAGCGACATCGACGTGTACGCGCCCTGCGCGCTGGGTGGGGCACTCGACGACGACACCGTGGCGGCGCTGCGCGCCCCGGTGGTGGTCGGCGCGGCCAACAACCAGTTGGCCCACCCCGGTGTCGAGAAGCAGCTCGCCGAGCGGGGCATCCTCTACGCGCCCGACTACGTGGTCAACGCCGGCGGCGTCATCCAGGTCGCCGACGAGGTCACCGGGGCCTCGGCGCTCTCCGCCAGCGGCCGGTACGGCTTCGATTTCGACCGGGCCAAGGCCCGGGCCACCCGGATCTACCAGACGACGCTGCGGATCCTCCGTACGGCCGACGCCGACGGCGTACCGCCCGCGGTCGCGGCGGACCGGCTCGCCGAACGGCGGATGGCTGAGGTCGGTCGGCTGCGTGGCATCCACCTCCGCTGA
- a CDS encoding sugar transferase has translation MGEVTTSLERPVTNTSRSSRLRHVDSFEIQPPAPPPTNGVPRSAWARARRRASRWHRPYTAILLLLDFVAAVLASYISISLFEKATSGFSDADKDATWFHTVTYLLLPLGWVVVLWATGAYDRRYLGLGTDEFKRVLRAGVTVAASVSFLAFATKTDLSRLSVATALIGALALILLFRFLARYALHVLRRRVGHAAHRMVLVGTLPEALEVFTAVTRSPAAGLIPVAIHLTDGYAAARGIDTPVPVYAGRNVLALVREVGADTIAVCGSASSEPGELRRLAWQLEGSGIDLIVAPQLTDIAGPRVHIRPIEGLPLLHVEEPTLSGLGWLAKNLLDRVAAGLGLIALAPLFVAVAIAVRFSDRGPVFFRQPRVGHEGKVFQVWKFRTMYVDAEERLASLVDQNETDGMLFKIRNDPRVFPIGRFLRASSIDELPQLINVLRGEMSLVGPRPLPADDGDFLGDVRRRLLVRPGMTGLWQVSGRSDLSWDEAVRLDLYYVDNWSLTYDLSILWRTIGVVLARKGAY, from the coding sequence GTGGGTGAGGTGACGACAAGCCTCGAACGCCCGGTAACCAACACCAGCCGGAGCAGCAGGTTGCGCCACGTCGACAGCTTCGAGATCCAGCCGCCCGCGCCGCCGCCGACCAACGGCGTACCCCGGTCGGCGTGGGCCCGGGCACGTCGACGCGCGTCGCGGTGGCACCGGCCGTACACCGCGATCCTGCTCCTGCTCGACTTCGTCGCGGCGGTGCTCGCCAGCTACATCTCGATCTCCCTGTTCGAGAAGGCCACCTCCGGCTTCTCCGACGCCGACAAGGACGCCACCTGGTTCCACACCGTCACCTACCTGCTCCTGCCGCTCGGCTGGGTGGTGGTGCTCTGGGCGACCGGCGCGTACGACCGGCGTTACCTCGGCCTGGGCACCGACGAGTTCAAGCGGGTGCTGCGCGCCGGCGTGACGGTCGCCGCGAGCGTGTCCTTCCTCGCCTTCGCCACCAAGACGGACCTGTCCCGGCTGTCGGTCGCCACGGCCCTCATCGGCGCGCTCGCCCTGATCCTGCTGTTCCGGTTCCTCGCCCGGTACGCCCTGCACGTGCTGCGCCGCCGCGTCGGCCACGCCGCGCACCGCATGGTGCTGGTCGGCACGCTGCCGGAGGCCCTGGAGGTCTTCACCGCGGTCACCCGCAGCCCGGCCGCCGGGCTGATCCCGGTCGCCATCCACCTCACCGACGGGTACGCCGCCGCCCGGGGCATCGACACCCCGGTCCCGGTGTACGCCGGACGCAACGTGCTCGCCCTGGTCCGCGAGGTCGGTGCCGACACCATCGCGGTCTGCGGCTCGGCCAGCTCCGAGCCGGGTGAGCTGCGCCGGCTGGCCTGGCAGCTGGAGGGCAGCGGCATCGACCTGATCGTCGCCCCGCAGCTGACCGACATCGCCGGACCCCGGGTGCACATCCGCCCGATCGAGGGCCTGCCGCTGCTGCACGTCGAGGAGCCGACCCTCTCCGGGCTGGGCTGGCTGGCCAAGAACCTGCTCGACCGGGTCGCCGCCGGGCTCGGGCTGATCGCGTTGGCGCCGCTGTTCGTCGCGGTGGCGATCGCCGTCCGGTTCTCCGACCGGGGGCCGGTGTTCTTCCGGCAGCCGCGCGTCGGCCACGAGGGCAAGGTGTTCCAGGTCTGGAAGTTCCGGACCATGTACGTCGACGCCGAGGAGCGGCTCGCCTCCCTGGTCGACCAGAACGAGACCGACGGGATGCTCTTCAAGATCCGCAACGATCCACGGGTCTTCCCGATCGGCCGTTTCCTGCGCGCCAGCTCGATCGACGAGCTGCCGCAGCTGATCAACGTACTCCGGGGTGAGATGTCGCTGGTCGGGCCGCGCCCGTTGCCCGCCGACGACGGTGACTTCCTCGGCGACGTCCGCCGCCGGCTGCTGGTCCGCCCCGGGATGACCGGTCTGTGGCAGGTCTCCGGGCGCTCCGACCTGTCCTGGGACGAGGCGGTCCGACTCGACCTCTACTACGTCGACAACTGGTCGCTCACCTACGACCTGAGCATCCTGTGGCGCACCATCGGCGTCGTGCTGGCCCGCAAGGGCGCGTACTGA
- a CDS encoding DNA-formamidopyrimidine glycosylase family protein, translated as MPELPEVQALAAYLRQRAVGRRVARVDVSAISALKTYDPPLSALAGLEITDTGRHGKFLDVECGGELHLVVHLARAGWLHYRESFPSATPLKPGKGPIAVRVRLDDGSGFDLTEAGTQKKLATYLVADPAQVPGVARLGPDVLAVDADTFGQRLRARRGQVKGVLTTQEVVAGVGNAYSDEILHAARLSPFALTHRLTDDQMSALYAATRRVLTDAVDRSVGQRAATLKGEKRSGMTVHGRTGLPCPVCADKIREVSFADSSLQYCPTCQTGGTPLADRRLSRLVR; from the coding sequence GTGCCCGAGTTGCCGGAGGTGCAGGCGCTCGCGGCCTACCTGCGCCAGCGCGCGGTCGGCCGCCGGGTAGCGCGTGTCGACGTGTCGGCGATCAGCGCGCTGAAGACCTACGATCCGCCGCTGTCGGCGCTGGCCGGGTTGGAGATCACCGACACCGGCCGGCACGGCAAGTTCCTGGACGTGGAGTGTGGCGGTGAGCTGCACCTGGTGGTGCATCTGGCGCGGGCCGGCTGGCTGCACTACCGGGAGAGTTTCCCGTCGGCGACGCCACTGAAGCCGGGCAAGGGGCCGATCGCGGTCCGGGTCCGGCTCGACGACGGTTCCGGGTTCGACCTGACCGAGGCCGGTACGCAGAAGAAGCTGGCGACGTACCTGGTCGCCGACCCGGCGCAGGTGCCGGGGGTGGCCAGGCTGGGTCCGGACGTGCTCGCCGTCGACGCCGACACCTTCGGGCAGCGGCTGCGGGCCCGACGTGGGCAGGTCAAAGGGGTGTTGACCACGCAGGAGGTGGTGGCCGGCGTCGGCAACGCGTACTCCGACGAGATCCTGCACGCGGCCCGGTTGTCGCCGTTCGCGTTGACCCACCGGCTCACCGACGATCAGATGTCGGCGTTGTACGCCGCGACCCGGCGGGTGCTGACCGACGCGGTGGACCGTTCGGTGGGCCAACGGGCGGCGACGTTGAAGGGCGAGAAGCGATCCGGAATGACAGTGCATGGTCGCACCGGGTTACCGTGCCCGGTATGTGCGGATAAGATCAGAGAAGTCTCTTTTGCAGATTCGAGCCTGCAGTACTGCCCCACCTGCCAGACCGGCGGCACCCCACTCGCTGACCGACGGTTGTCCCGCCTTGTGCGTTAG